A section of the Tachysurus fulvidraco isolate hzauxx_2018 chromosome 7, HZAU_PFXX_2.0, whole genome shotgun sequence genome encodes:
- the LOC113643904 gene encoding macrophage mannose receptor 1-like isoform X5 has translation MSGATWPVAHNYCRVTYNDLATVISDFDWLRLKKETTDKNLATYAWVGLYNDVNSWRWSLNDLPLKNVTYTNWYPGEPDNLGGKQACGFIGGGNVWYDTACTGLKPFICYNSNFSGAARFIGITTLLTWPQAQAYCREYHTDLASALNSSDQNMLWQVRNIQGVSWIGLYRDTWKWSDGTIASNLPWASGYPNNYGGHANCAVVYNGLFYDTTCTSLLSFFCHSFSTMRNQTVRLQVKSDGSVFDSAVQSSILEQMKKKLKEHGMLENTKVTWRVQPDGNIFKKKKDDL, from the exons ATGTCAGGGGCGACATGGCCTGTTGCACATAATTACTGCAGGGTGACTTACAATGACCTGGCAACAGTCATAAGTGATTTCGATTGGCTAAGATTGAAGAAAGAAACAACAGACAAAAATCTGGCAACATATGCCTGGGTCGGATTATACAATGATGTCAACAGCTGGCGCTGGTCCTTAAACGACCTCCCACTGAAGAATGTCACTTATACAAACTGGTACCCTGGAGAGCCTGATAATCTCGGTGGAAAACAAGCATGTGGTTTCATAGGTGGTGGTAATGTATGGTATGATACAGCATGTACAGGACTAAAACCCTTCATCTGCTATAATT CTAATTTCAGTGGTGCTGCCCGGTTTATTGGCATCACTACACTTCTGACCTGGCCTCAAGCTCAGGCTTACTGTAGAGAATATCACACAGATTTGGCCAGCGCTCTTAACAGTTCAGACCAAAACATGTTATGGCAGGTGAGGAACATCCAGGGTGTTTCCTGGATTGGGCTATACAGAGACACATGGAAGTGGTCAGATGGAACCATCGCTTCAAACCTACCATGGGCTTCTGGATACCCTAATAATTatggaggacatgcaaactGTGCAGTGGTTTATAACGGACTGTTCTATGATACAACCTGCACCAgcctgctttcttttttctgtcattcct TTTCCACTATGAGGAATCAGACAGTGAGACTGCAGGTGAAGTCTGATGGCAGTGTGTTTGATTCTGCTGTTCAGTCGTCCATTTTAGAGCAG atgaagaagaaactgAAAGAACATGGCATGTTGGAGAACACCAAAGTGACCTGGAGGGTGCAACCAGATGGAAACatcttcaagaagaaaaaagatgacctGTAA
- the LOC125145259 gene encoding DNA-directed RNA polymerase II subunit RPB1-like, producing MSSQPQGQPIRPGHTIWISRSTPYRRPVPAEVMASYRRYQLRHLSQEFCFFLERLSSPTLPDHPLLPFNIVQAPLTRSSSTQTSLPPILVDQRTQTDGCPHAEPRCPRLTTPASPPRISSPPIAYICPLAAPTSLPRVSSPYFGYIPSLSPSLASSPSNSEPGSPGFVPFSPSPRPGSPDYTPTSPRPDSSGYY from the exons atga GTTCTCAGCCTCAGGGTCAGCCAATTCGTCCTGGTCACACCATCTGGATTTCTCGGTCTACTCCCTACAGGAGGCCAGTTCCTGCTGAGGTCATGGCCAGTTATCGCCGCTATCAGCTGCGTCATCTTTCTCAGGAGTTCTGCTTTTTCCTGGAACGCCTGTCCTCCCCTACACTCCCAGATCACCCTCTCCTGCCTTTTAACATCGTGCAGGCGCCTTTGACCCGTTCTTCTTCTACTCAAACATCTCTGCCTCCTATCCTGGTGGATCAACGGACACAAACAGATGGTTGTCCTCATGCTGAACCCCGTTGCCCTAGGCTGACAACTCCTGCCTCTCCTCCACGTATCTCTTCTCCTCCCATCGCCTATATTTGTCCCCTGGCAGCTCCTACCTCTCTTCCTCGTGTCTCATCTCCTTATTTTGGTtacattccctctctctctcctagttTGGCTTCTTCTCCCTCTAACTCTGAGCCTGGCTCCCCAGGCTTTGTTCCTTTTTCCCCTTCTCCTAGGCCTGGATCCCCAGACTATACTCCCACTTCTCCCAGACCTGATAGCTCTGGTTATTACTAA